In a single window of the Raphanus sativus cultivar WK10039 chromosome 9, ASM80110v3, whole genome shotgun sequence genome:
- the LOC130499749 gene encoding disease resistance protein RPS4-like produces MENFRVLLLDRTSILEVPKILPGINSLLFLRHLSFSGNGVISSLGSDISLMYHLKWLDLKSCEKLRSLSTLPPNLQWLDAHGCISLQTVSSPLAFIIMPTEEIHNTFTFTNCCKLNEAAKNEIASHVRRKCQLVSSDDHRNGNFISTCYPGYEVPAWISHQAYGSVLEPKLPPHWCDNKFLGIYLCAIVSFRDCGDQSSRILAKCTCEFEDLDAPCSRFSVPVENELRTIESDHVFISYISWSNIKKHQEVEFKKGCVPTRAVLRFKVTDGAGEEIPQCEVVKCGFGLVYEPDDEVSNVVTLPAARTGMNGECSQSEVTTLQSGEEAPTVTPKTADSTSENNIFSSGSPNK; encoded by the exons ATGGAAAATTTCCGGGTTTTACTACTTGACCGGACTTCGATCTTAGAGGTGCCAAAGATACTTCCCGGTATTAACAGCCTATTGTTTCTGCGGCATCTATCTTTTAGCGGAAATGGTGTGATCAGCAGCTTAGGATCTGACATCAGTCTAATGTATCATCTCAAATGGCTGGACTTGAAGTCTTGTGAGAAACTCAGGTCTCTTTCGACGCTTCCACCAAATCTCCAGTGGTTAGATGCACATGGATGTATCTCCCTGCAAACAGTCTCGAGTCCTCTAGCCTTTATTATTATGCCAACAGAAGAGATTCACAACACTTTCACCTTCACTAACTGTTGTAAACTCAATGAGGCTGCAAAGAATGAAATTGCATCCCATGTTCGGAGAAAATGCCAGCTAGTCTCATCAGATGATCACCGCAATGGG AATTTTATCTCGACTTGCTATCCTGGATACGAAGTACCTGCATGGATCAGTCACCAAGCATATGGTTCAGTGTTAGAACCAAAGCTGCCTCCACATTGGTGCGACAACAAGTTTCTAGGAATATATCTATGTGCCATTGTCTCGTTTCGTGACTGCGGAGATCAGAGCAGCCGCATCCTGGCTAAATGTACCTGTGAGTTTGAAGACTTAGATGCACCATGTAGCCGGTTTAGTGTTCCTGTTGAAAATGAGCTGCGTACGATCGAGTCGGACCACGTCTTTATCAGCTATATAAGTTGGTCAAACATCAAGAAACATCAAGAAGTAGAGTTCAAGAAAGGATGTGTTCCTACTAGAGCTGTCCTTAGATTCAAAGTGACTGATGGGGCTGGTGAAGAGATTCCACAATGTGAAGTTGTGAAGTGTGGGTTCGGTTTGGTGTATGAACCTGATGATGAAGTTAGTAATGTTGTTACTTTACCGGCGGCAAGGACGGGAATGAATGGTGAGTGTAGTCAAAGTGAGGTAACCACTTTACAATCTGGAGAAGAAGCTCCAACTGTAACTCCAAAAACAGCTGACTCTACAAGTGAGAACAATATTTTCTCGAGCGGATCACCAAATAAATAA